A window of the Hordeum vulgare subsp. vulgare chromosome 5H, MorexV3_pseudomolecules_assembly, whole genome shotgun sequence genome harbors these coding sequences:
- the LOC123399372 gene encoding uncharacterized protein LOC123399372: MRAISSAAGGMLRARLRAAARLRGGHGDGGGRWTTPGHEVRPKGYPMNRTPPPPGESRKWEDWELPCYVTSFLTVVILGVGLNAKPDLTLETWAHQKALERLQQQELAAASASADTMAE, translated from the coding sequence ATGCGGGCGATCTCGTCGGCGGCGGGAGGGATGCTGCGGGCGCGGCTGCGCGCGGCGGCGCGCCTCCGCGGCGGGCACGGCGACGGCGGGGGCCGGTGGACGACGCCGGGGCACGAGGTGCGGCCCAAGGGGTACCCGATGAAccgcacgccgccgccgcccggcgAGTCGCGCAAGTGGGAGGACTGGGAGCTCCCCTGTTACGTCACCTCCTTCCTCACCGTCGTCATCCTCGGCGTCGGGCTCAACGCCAAGCCCGACCTCACCCTCGAGACCTGGGCGCACCAGAAGGCGCTCGAGCGCCTCCAGCAGCAGGagctcgccgccgcctccgcctccgccgacACCATGGCCGAGTGA